A single window of Hylaeus volcanicus isolate JK05 chromosome 8, UHH_iyHylVolc1.0_haploid, whole genome shotgun sequence DNA harbors:
- the LOC128880706 gene encoding nucleolar MIF4G domain-containing protein 1 homolog: MGSFKRFTSNGKRKKHSSSKLVEKSRKQLRKEVRKQKKINRAIYFQNKSEFNVSRTRDDENLKTRTIDENENSDDHTTDKTIDLQQKSIRKRKQQNLERRKNNKKKELLKEENLKEDKIIKKLEKQLKLNKRKKKSIPKSFVADGLDYLLNFCLEDDRKCMVETEREKLENEINNDFEEDLTMAVEGTPIENTQVDNELYECNENENTSNSSASIIEDNLSDSSDLEINKVDDESVDTNVKDEDLWEDIYGRKRDKDGNVINEVKRYLPPAARINVDSVNMDSQKLYTLKKQLKGCLNRVAEHNIHTIANQIEEMYMAHSRYDMNHMLLNLTFEALVGRILTPDRLICEHMMLIAILHANVGVEVGAHFLEKLVKKFVETMEATQDVENKELDNVILMIAHLYNFKVYGHKLLYQILDKLMIKFTEKEIELILLILKTVGFPLRKDDPIALKEFIQNLQQKASQGTGESSRVKYMLDVLLAIKNNNVNKIPQYDPSHAEHLKKIIKSVIRKGNTVTQFNVSLEDLLRADENGKWWIIGSAWSGSNTVDDQERTKEKNTLNFGKKILELAQKQRMNTYTRKNIFCILMTAEDYLDAFEKLHHLGLKDQQGEEIINVLMHCCLQENKFNPYYAVLAQKLCEYNRKYQLTIQYALWDKLKTLGTYGSRQLNNLARFFAYLFIEKCLPLSILKVIEFTELDKQTMKFVRQTILGILLHKNEQACLDVFNKISVSPQLQTFRESLRLFINCFLIKNIDSTGMMDDKEIMLKRRAELIDKILISEGSKVIF, encoded by the exons atgggCTCGTTTAAACGGTTTACATCGAATGGtaagagaaagaaacattCGAGCTCAAAATTAGTAGAGAAATCACGCAAACAACTGCGTAAAGAAGTCAggaagcaaaagaaaataaatagagcaatttattttcaaaataaaagtgaatttaatgtttcacgtACGCGTGACGACGAAAATTTAAAGACACGTACAATAGATGAAAATGAGAATAGCGATGACCACACTACTGACAAGACTATTGATTTGCAACAGAAATCTATTAGGAAAAGGAAACAACAGAATTTAGAACGTAGAaagaataacaaaaagaaggaattacttaaggaagaaaatttgaaagaagataaaatcatcaagaaattggaaaagcaattgaaactgaataaaagaaagaagaagtcGATCCCTAAATCTTTTGTAGCAGATGGATTGGATT atcttttgaatttttgtttagaagaTGACAGGAAATGCATGGTggaaacagagagagagaaactAGAAAATGAGATTAATAATGACTTTGAAGAAGATTTGACTATGGCTGTCGAGGGAACTCCAATAGAAAATACACAAGTTGATAACGAATTATATGAGtgcaatgaaaatgaaaacactAGTAATAGCTCTGCTTCTATAATTGAAGATAATTTAAGCGACAGTAGcgatttagaaataaataaggtCGATGATGAGTCTGTAGATActaatgttaaagatgaagacCTATGGGAAGATATCTATGGAAGAAAAAGGGATAAGGATGGTAATGTTATAAACGAAGTTAAAAGATACTTACCTCCAGCAGCACGAATTAACGTGGATAGCGTTAATATGGATAgtcaaaaattgtatactttaaaaaaacaattgaaaggATGTTTAAACAGAGTTGCAGAACATAATATTCATACTATAGCTAATCag ATAGAAGAAATGTATATGGCTCACAGTCGTTATGATATGAATcatatgttattaaatttgacgTTTGAAGCTTTAGTTGGACGTATACTTACACCTGATCGTCTCATTTGCGAGCATATGATGTTGATCGCTATCCTACATGCTAACGTTGGCGTCGAAGTGGGTGCTCACTTTTTAGAaaaactcgttaaaaaatttgtcgaaacgATGGAAGCGACGCAGGATGTAGAAAACAAGGAACTGGATAACGTGATACTCATGATTGCTCATCTATATAACTTTAAG gTATACGGACATAAGCTTCTCTATCAGATACTCGATAAACTTATGATTAAATTcactgaaaaagaaatcgaattgATATTGCTTATACTAAAAACAGTAGGATTTCCACTTCGGAAGGATGATCCAATTGCTCTGAaagaatttatacaaaatttacaacAAAAGGCTAGCCAGGGTACTGGAGAGAG ttCAAGAGTTAAATATATGTTGGACGTTTTGTTAgcaataaagaataataacgttaataaaataccGCAATACGATCCGTCGCATGCGGAACATTTGAAGAAGATTATAAAAAGCGTGATACGTAAAGGTAATACTGTAACGCAATTCAATGTGTCTCTAGAGGATTTGTTACGCG ccgatgaaaatggaaaatggtgGATCATTGGTTCGGCTTGGTCGGGATCAAACACCGTGGACGATCAggaaagaacgaaagaaaagaatacgCTTAACTTTGGAAAGAAAATACTGGAACTAGCGCAGAAGCAAAGGATGAATACCTAtacaaggaaaaatattttttgcattcTTATGACTGCCGAGGACTACTTGGACGCTTTCGAAAAACTTCATCACCTCGGTTTAAAGGATCAGCAAGgagaagaaattataaatgttttaatgcATTGCTGTTTACaggaaaacaaattcaatCCTTATTATGCGGTATTGGCCCAAAAACTATGCGAATATAACCGAAAATATCAG CTGACCATACAGTACGCTTTATGGGATAAACTGAAAACGCTAGGAACATATGGAAGTAGACAGTTAAATAATCTGGCGCGATTTTttgcttatttatttatcgaaaagtGTCTGCCTTTgtcaattttaaaa GTTATCGAATTCACAGAATTAGACAAACAAACCATGAAATTCGTTAGACAAACCATACTAGGTATCCTATTGCACAAAAATGAACAGGCTTGTCTAGAcgtgtttaataaaatatccgTTTCCCCTCAGTTACAAACTTTCAGGGAAAGTCTTCGCTTATTtatcaattgttttttaattaaaaatatcgattcgaCTGGAATGATGGACGACAAAGAAATTATGTTGAAGAGGAGAGCTGaattaatagataaaatactaatttcagAAGGATCCAAAGtcatattttga
- the LOC128880717 gene encoding invertebrate-type lysozyme 3-like, producing MARLSNIFIVVCVLPVILIYGQTQLPGGGVAISKTCFGCICEAASGCNVTVGCDESVCGPFRITWSYWSDSGKPTLQGSNQDNDAYSRCVNDPYCAARSVQGYMDKFAQDCNGDGVINCDDFLRIHRLGGYGCSGPLNSNYESTYKLCMRTFENV from the exons ATGGCCCGTTTgtccaacatttttattgttgtGTGTGTATTGCCGGTAATCCTAATTTACG GACAAACCCAATTGCCAGGGGGTGGTGTAGCGATATCGAAAACTTGTTTCGGTTGCATATGCGAAGCTGCTTCTGGATGCAATGTCACAGTGGGTTGCGATGAATCCGTTTGCGGACCATTTCGTATAACGTGGAGCTACTGGTCCGATAGCGGAAAGCCAACACTCCAGGGTTCGAATCAGGACAATGACG CGTATTCACGATGCGTGAACGATCCATACTGCGCGGCTCGTTCTGTACAAGGCTACATGGATAAATTTGCCCAA GATTGTAACGGAGACGGTGTCATCAATTGCGACGACTTCCTTCGCATTCATCGACTCGGTGGATACGGATGTAGCGGTCCTCTAAACTCAAACTACGAAAGTACTTACAAGTTATGCATGAGAACattcgaaaatgtttaa
- the LOC128880715 gene encoding elongation factor 1-beta': MAIGDLKTDKGVKDLNSYLADRSYIEGWQPTQADVAVLEALGKTPTSSNPHVLRWYNHIKSYDLKTLPGEKTAPILSCSDSPSTVEVVKDKDEDDDVDLFGSDEEEDAEAVRIREERLKAYAEKKSKKPALIAKSSLVLDVKPWGDDTDMKAMEDAVRSIEMDGLVWGASKLVAVGYGIHKFRIMCVIEDDKVSVDLLVEQIESFEELVQSVDIESFNKI, from the exons ATGGCTATTGGTGACCTTAAGACGGATAAAGGTGTCAAAGATTTGAATTCTTATTTAGCGGATCGTAGTTATATTGAAGG gtGGCAACCTACTCAAGCAGATGTGGCAGTTTTAGAAGCTTTAGGGAAAACCCCTACATCTTCGAATCCACATGTTTTACGATGGTATAATCACATCAAATCGTACGATTTGAAGACACTTCCGGGGGAAAAAACAGCACCTATTCTCTCGTGTAGCGACAGCCCTAGTACCGTAGAAGTAGTCAAAGATAAAGACGAAGACGATGATGTGGACCTTTTCGGATCGGACGAAGAGGAAGATGCGGAGGCTGTAAGAATCAGAGAGGAAAGATTAAAAGCATACGCGGAGAAGAAGTCTAAGAAACCGGCGCTTATCGCTAAATCTAGTCTCGTATTGGATGTTAAACCATGGGGAGACGATACAGACATGAAGGCCATGGAGGATGCTGTCAGATCTATCGAAATGGATGGATTAGTTTGGGGAGCTT CTAAACTGGTTGCCGTCGGTTATGGTATTCATAAATTCAGAATAATGTGCGTCATAGAAGACGATAAAGTATCCGTGGACTTACTGGTGGAACAAATTGAAAGTTTTGAAGAATTAGTTCAATCCGTTGATATCGAGtcgttcaataaaatataa
- the LOC128880708 gene encoding NADH-ubiquinone oxidoreductase 75 kDa subunit, mitochondrial, with amino-acid sequence MLRLPVIRLSTGLQNGRPFAVGLHTSSKLQQELVEVFIDDKPVQVPPGTTVLQAAAKVGVEIPRFCYHERLAVAGNCRMCLVEIEKQVKPVAACAMPVMKGWRVKTNSDLTRKAREGVMEFLLVNHPLDCPICDQGGECDLQDQSMAFGNDRSRFVDINYSGKRAVEDKDIGPLVKTVMTRCIHCTRCIRFASEVAGIDDLGTTGRGNDMQVGTYVEKMFLSELSGNIIDLCPVGALTSKPYAFVARPWETRRTDSIDILDAVGSNIVLSHRTGEVLRVLPRVNEEINEEWLSDKARFSYDGLKRQRLITPMIKINGKLEAVEWEDALVTVAKAVQGVAANKCAALAGKLADTESLVALKDLVNKLGSECLATEQNFPKSGAGIDLRSNYLLNNTIAAVEEADVVLLIGTNPRYEAPLVNTRLRKGYIHGEQTIALIGTDVDLTYDHEHLGESPDIITQLRNGSHPFASTLKAAKKPLIILGVEQLSRKDGAKIMSETQLLAESLGENSKSSEGWKVLNVLHTNASQVAALDVGYSSTVEDVKQLQPKVLFLLGADDANIKKEDFSNTFIVYIGSHGDEGAAIADVVLPGAAYTEKVATYVNTEGRAQQTCAAITPPGLARPDWKIIRAVSEMCGVCLPYDNLAEVRMRLEEIAPHLVRYGNVEPANYFAQSLELSKESNVSLASNPLDVKQKTLDNFFMTDAISRASPTMAKCVQAVIRQRESTM; translated from the exons ATGTTGAGGCTCCCGGTGATAAGACTGTCGACAGGATTACAAAATGGTAGACCTTTTGCTGTGGGACTGCATACATCGTCCAAACTACAACAGGAATTGGTAGAAGTATTCATAGATGACAAACCTGTCCAAGTTCCACCAGGAACAACTGTTTTGCAG gCAGCCGCAAAGGTCGGAGTGGAGATACCCAGATTTTGTTATCACGAACGTTTAGCTGTCGCAGGAAATTGTAGAATGTGTCTGGTGGAGATTGAAAAACAAGTTAag CCCGTCGCAGCATGCGCTATGCCCGTAATGAAAGGCTGGAGGGTGAAGACCAACTCCGATTTAACTCGTAAAGCTCGAGAAGGTGTCATGGAGTTCTTATTGGTAAATCATCCTTTGGATTGTCCGATCTGCGATCAAGGTGGCGAGTGCGATTTACAAGATCAAAGTATGGCGTTTGGCAACGATCGGAGTAGATTTgtcgatattaattatagCGGTAAAAGAGCAGTAGAAGACAAGGATATCGGACCTTTGGTAAAAACAGTTATGACACGTTGTATTCATTGTACAAGGTGTATTCGTTTTGCGTCCGAAGTAGCTGGTATCGATGATTTGGGGACTACAGGTCGTGGAAACGATATGCAA GTAGGAACTTACGTAGAGAAGATGTTCCTCTCTGAATTATCGGGTAACATCATCGACCTGTGTCCTGTGGGAGCATTAACCAGTAAACCGTATGCTTTTGTTGCTCGTCCATGGGAAACACGTCGCACAGATAGCATTGACATCCTCGACGCTGTTGGTAGTAATATAGTTCTATCGCATAGAACAGGTGAAGTTTTGAGAGTTTTACCAAGGGTGAACGAA GAAATAAACGAAGAGTGGCTATCGGATAAAGCGCGTTTCTCTTATGACGGACTTAAGCGTCAAAGGCTCATAACTCCcatgataaaaatcaatggaAAGTTGGAAGCTGTTGAATGGGAAGATGCTCTTGTAACAG TTGCCAAAGCTGTACAGGGTGTAGCCGCGAATAAGTGTGCAGCGCTTGCTGGAAAACTGGCCGACACTGAATCCCTTGTAGCATTGAAGGACTTGGTAAACAAACTTGGCAGTGAATGTCTCGCGACAGAACAAAACTTTCCAAAAAGTGGCGCAGGTATCGATTTgagaagtaattatttattgaataacaCAATTGCTGCAGTCGAGGAAGCTGATGTCGTATTATTGATCGGTACAAATCCAAGATACGAAGCACCGTTGGTAAATACTCGTTTAAGGAAAGGGTACATTCACGGTGAACAGACTATCGCTCTAATCGGAACAGACGTAGATTTAACGTATGATCACGAG cATTTAGGCGAGTCTCCGGATATTATAACACAATTAAGGAATGGATCTCATCCATTTGCGAGTACTTTAAAAGCTGCTAAAAAACCTCTGATCATTTTGGGCGTTGAACAGTTGAGCAGAAAGGATGGAGCAAAAATTATGTCTGAAACACAATTGTTGGCAGAGAGCCTGGGAGAAAACTCGaag TCTTCCGAAGGATGGAAAGTACTGAATGTTTTGCATACGAATGCGTCGCAAGTGGCTGCTTTAGACGTTGGTTATTCTTCGACGGTCGAGGACGTGAAGCAGCTGCAACCAAAAGTTCTGTTTCTATTGGGAGCCGATGATGcaaatataaagaaagaagatTTTTCGAATACTTTTATCGTATACATAG GTAGCCACGGCGACGAAGGAGCCGCGATTGCAGACGTTGTACTTCCTGGTGCTGCATACACTGAAAAAGTGGCAACGTACGTAAATACCGAAGGTCGTGCTCAACAAACTTGTGCTGCGATTACACCCCCAGGTTTGGCACGACccgattggaaaattattCGGGCTGTTTCCGAG ATGTGCGGAGTTTGTTTACCTTATGACAACTTGGCGGAAGTAAGGATGAGACTCGAAGAAATTGCACCGCATTTAGTTAGATACGGTAATGTGGAACCGGCTAATTATTTCGCTCAGTCGTTAGAATTATCGAAG GAGTCTAACGTATCCTTAGCGTCCAATCCATTAGACGTTAAACAAAAAACGTTGGATAATTTTTTCATGACGGATGCGATATCCCGCGCTTCGCCTACTATGGCCAAGTGTGTGCAAGCAGTCATCAGGCAACGAGAAAGTACCATGTAA